The stretch of DNA GCACGTGTAAGGACGAAAAGTTAAATGGTACAAAGCAATAAATGAACCAAAACTTTAAAAGACAAGATCCTTCACAGTCTAAGAATCAAGAGAACACATATTCCTAGCACAcctttctataattttatttttcaaatagaaaaagGCCAACAGTTTTGGAAAGCAAGTGAAGAAAGCCTCAGATGAATTTTGGATGACCAAACACTAGCAAAAAGTTACTTGATGTTTCATCACACGATCTATAGAACTTCACATCCAAAAGAGAGAAATTGCTGCTGGAGGGCACTGATGGAAGCAACTTTAAAAAGAACCAGAAATAAATTCATTACTCCCAAGAGCTTGGTCTAGTGGCTCCTTCAAAACATGTTCTCCCCCAATGGAGCTGTGAGTTTTTAAgccttgtttggatgttgagatgagatgaaattaaaactctgtgaatagtagtgaaataatttgtaaatagtaatgaaatggtttgagttaaaatgttttatggggttttgagaaaggagagagaaaaaattgaatagaaaattatcaagttaaaatattgttagaatataatttttgttttgagatttgaaaaagttaaattgttttttgtgttttgtttgaaaatttgggaaagttgtaatgattagatgaaaaagttgaaaatttgaaattgaaaagtgtttgtgttttgagtggtgtttggatgttgagatgagatgggttgagactatctcaacatccaaataggGTTTGAATCTTACTACTAGCATTTAGCAAACTCATTGGGACCACCTCCAAAACATCGCAACTAGGTTTGTTAGATATTTTTCAATGGTTTGAAAAGAATCAGTTTAGAACAAgttcaaaaatagaataaataactgGATGAATCTACATTGAGTATCTTACCCCAAGGGAGAACCGGAAACTCCCACTTCTTTTTAGGGACTGTAATGACATATGAAGCAACCTGaaacaaatagaaatatattaccaccaaacaaacaaaataggACATGAGTTTCATAAACATAATCATTGAAGTTGCTTTCTAAATCATAATCATGGTAATAACATAATACATACCAAGATTGAAGCAGCAAGCAAACGAGAACTATGAGGAAGTGATGTTTCCTCCTTTTCATATACAAGGTCCATGATATCCATGCATGCTTCAAAGTTCAACAATTCTCCAACCTTCGCTACTCCCCtgaaagcaaagaaaagatTTACCcagatgaatataattttattaatcaagaTTATAACTATGTTTACATGTTTGTTCAATGAAAGAAACTACAGCACTTGAACAAAGGAACTTACTTGAACTGAATATAAAGCTCTTCAAAGAATACGAAAGCATTGTTTGCCGTACCAATCTCAAAATCCAATaccttcaaaataaatatttttaccatGTACGTTGAACTAGAACTGTACAATATAACTCTAAGGTTCGATTGGGATTTACCTGCAAAAAGACCACCTCCTACAGAATATCCACATCAACTGCAGTAAACAAGGAAATATACATTTATTAACAGTTTTCAAAAGCATTTTAGCAAGTGGCTTACTGCTTCTAGGAAATCTCGAGTCGTAAAATGTTGTTCCTTGATAGTTGTGTCTCCCAAAAACTTCAAACATTTTACAGGCAGTGGACAAGAATCATGTATCTATAAGAATATCGATATGATAAgcgtaaaaaataatatagaaggAACAAAAACGAGAGTTTTCACTGAATTAAAACCTACTTTGCTTGAGATCCATATAGAAATAAGAGCAAACAACTGCAAATTGCTCTCTCTAATTGGTTGCAAAAGCCAATTCGCCTTGTCATTGCCTTGTGCAAACCTTTACAAGAACCATTCAATTTTTTAGTTAACTAACAAGTAAAAATTCTAAGAAAAGAAACTATACTACTGttgcaaaaatacaaaatgtaGGATTAACAATAACTTGGGAAAactcatattaagaaaaaaaactgacacaaagaaataacagaaaaaGCAAATTCCAAAAGAAATGTTCGAAAATCCAATCCTTTATTGACCTAGAAAGTTATCAAACAAGTATCGGATTTCGTGTAAtgagggggaaagagagagagattcaaatTGGAAGAAGGTTGAAATGCTGTCTGAGGCAAAGATCTTTAATAGTGTCGTCTAAATGTACACAAGGAATCATTATAAACACATACAGGaagcaaattaattttttaatacatgtcaatcacaaaaaaatcacaatgtcAGATTATAATCAGTATCATAATCGAATAcattgtatacttcctgtgtacttgggctttgcctagtttcattctattcaataaagctacttatttacttataaaaaaaaaaaaaatcataatcgAATACATATGTTACGAAATTGATTAAGTAAATCTGTAGTTTAGGCATTCGGGAGAACTGTCCTTAATAAACATACAAAGATTTGAAGAAAACAATAAAGACTTGACCTGGACAGAGAGGGATAGAAGCGATCAGCCAAGAGTGACAATGCGGCGTATTTGACAATCGGACCGACGTCGAGCTCCTTTCCACAAGATATTCAACAGCATTGTTGTTTTTGACAGACAGTAGGTATTAGATTGcgtgaagaagaaaataacgagattgaaacaaaaaagaacagaaacgaaaaggaaaaggaaaagacagaCCTGGGTGGATTGGATGAGAAACTCTACCAATGGAAGTCGCATGACTGTCTTGTGTGAATGCCTTGAGCGGGAAACCCCTCTTGCATTTCCTCGCGTGTCGAGAGActgtttgttttcaaagtagttcccttaattaattattttttttcaaatactttTCTAAAcaccttaaatattttcttttaaaaaaatttacaaagtcaccaaaacattttttttaatcattaagtaaggaaaaaaaaaaaaaggaacaatcggtaccaatgttttgaatatcgtaccggAAGCTGTACCGGTCAAGAtactgaaatgaaatatttcgataccagtACCGTTTTGTATATCGTTTCGGAataatatttcggtaccggtatcATTTTGTGTACTGTTTCGGAATAATTTATActtggataaattatatatataagcattaactgtattccaaactaacaacaaaataagttataaactcaatacttctcaatacaagttttaagttttaagttataaCTAACATAAACACTaacattatcatgataaaaTCATTAACGTCACCACATCATTAAAAATCATACATCCtcatcaaaaagacaataaggatcaggattcgacatgttaatcaaaatatttgcaTCAAAGTCACCACCGTCATCAACATCaacaccaacattatcattgtcTTCCTTATTTAGTGAGGATAATCGCTTCTCAATACTTGCCcaatccaaatcttctccatcaaaaagctcagattcttcacccacccattcttccatcaaatcaatatttttaagattgattggatctaaagcatctcttcctttttttatgctcctgtcaaaataaaatcaaacataagtgaacatgttatatatttttcaataatgaaAACATTAGTATTAGAAAAGTTTACATCTCTTGCAGCTTCAAGTTATAACAAacaaatactaaatcatttaaACGTTTATGCACTAATCTATTTCTTTGCTTcgaataaataaaatcaaatgtgctccagtttctctcatatccagttgcactacaacattgacttagtaCTTGAACAGCAAACCTTTGAAGTGTTGGAACCTTGCAACCAAATTGGGTCCACCATGCaactataacaataatgcaattataaattattaattaaatataagtaaaaataaaatagataaaatttaaaatacaaagtcactatttaacaaatgatattgataaatgataatacctaaattaatcttatcacactggcggattgctaaagaatgtccaaactcacttactgcattcttatacaagtcaagttctgcaATGATCTTGTCTTGATTATCGAGATCAAGTTACATCTTCATAACACAACTGTTGAAGCCTTTtacaacattatttttatttttaaagttggggTTATAATAAATTTCAGGATTAAGAAAACAACCCGCCACATGTAATGGGCTGTGAAGCTGCTTATCCCATCTAGAATCAATGATCCTGATGAATGGACTGAATAAACTAATTTTGTTATTGCATCTtgcttttatgttttctttggctctttccattgcatcatacaagtatCCCATTGCAGGCTTCTCATCCCCGTCAACAAGTAGTAGAACACGAACCAAAGGCTCACAAACGTTAACAATAAATTAACATTGAgcccaaaactctttatcttctaaaacgATCTCAGCTATCTCCTTCCCTATGTTGCTCTTAAAATGacttgatgcaatccatttatcacaagtaaacatttgtctgagttctttcttaaacaagagcaagcattggatacttaaaaaatttatcacaaatcttgtaattgcaggatgacacaaatcatgacctttggtaaagtcttttctcatcaatgccaaaacTCAACTATGGTTATAGATGAACtttattatcttttttgccttttttatagTATCATCAATAAGGGGAAAATATATTGAATcagaaaaattctccaacattaaGTCTATGCAATGAGCTGCACATAGGGACCAGAAGAAAGAGCCATACTTCTATTGTAACTTTTTCCTGCAGTtttataacttgcatcattgtctgttatgaactgcacaagattctcaacttcaatttcttgaacaacctcatcaaagatattaaacaatgtTTCAGCATCTTTTTTAAGGTCAGATGTATCAACAGACTTCAAGAACATTGTACCTTTCGGACAATAAATtagaaagttgattattgattgttgctGCTAGTTTGCCCAACCATCTGCCATTAGTGAACAACCAGTCTCATTCCaaactttcttaatttttggcaaataatcttgaacctcatccacagccatctttaacaaatttcttctcaactcatataaagacTGGCCCTTGAATCCTGACTCGATGTCAGTCATAGCATCGATAGctggttgataaaacttggattgaaCCGCATTGAAAGGCAGATTAGCATCATACCACCAGCGTGCTACAGCCATCGTTGCTTttacaatcatctcatttgaacacatagaactcttaattgaaggttgggccccaagagttgttcttggagcaaaaaatctactcaatccTCACACTGACTTTCCAGTTCCAGATTCTTTTAACTTCCCATTACTTTTTGAAAGTTGAGACTGTCCCTCCATACTATtactatcatcaatatcatcaaaTGTTAGATCTATATCCACTCCAATCTCTgaccttatttttcttttgttctctttgctttttttcatttcatcaagcaactcattcatttgccattttacatcttcagacacctttttacatgcttctacatCGAATGGAATCCTAGCTAGATGATACTTCAACCGAGTGATCCCGCCAcctctaattattttattacaatataaacattcattattatttcttgCCCCTAGCAGTGCACGTGCATGGGCCCATGCTGGATCTTCTGATCATAATATCCATGAATGCCGCAGGGGCATTAGTTAAACCAAACGTCATCAATGTAAACTCGAAATGGACATACCGCATTCAAAATGCTATTTTTGGTATGTCACCCTCCTTAATCCTTAACTGGTGATAACTAGATCTAAGATCAATCTTAGAGAATACAACAACTCCTTGCAATTGATCAAACAAAACATCTATCCTTGGAAGGGGGTAtatattctttatggtcaccttATTCAATTCTCGGTAATTGATAGCCATTGGACTAGGTTTCTAGAACCAACTCTCTTTAACCACTAAATGAAAGTGTTAACACCTAAATGAAAGTCTTAAGAACAGCATATATGAATTTCATAGCCATTGGACTAGGTTTCTAGAACCAACAAATATCATAACCTcaaaacataaattattttgtgtGATCCAGtttcattttcaaagaaaatatgtatAACTCTTTAATATAAATGCTAACATGCTTTGGATCAACTCATGACAAGTATAAAAATGTGTTAGCATTTCATTATATCAATACCTACTGCTAACTTTAACAAAAACGTCACCTAAACATAAAGATTGCACACCATCATCCAAATTGTCGCCTAATATGAGCCTTACATGCTCAAACCCAATTTTCACCAATCACTAGTCACCAAAAAttgcataaaatatattattggaaactaaactcaaagagGGAGAGATCATAACAAGGGATTTTCATGAGAATCGACATACAAAGGCTTCAATAAAAGTGGCGTGAGAACAACTAGAAAAACTTCTACCCGAGTTCACTCCAAAtaagtgaaagaaaaataaccaAGGTGTGAAAGGATTGCATGGGGCGTCCTTTATAGGAGGAGATGGCTGATTGTGGATGGATGAATGACCTCTTAATGGGAGTTTTGTAGCCAAAATAGTGGGAAAACCCATGGGCTACTCAGCCCATGGTGTTGGGCTGCTACCACCAAGAGGGGTAGGTGGTTTTGGGTGGTTGTTTGGTCTCTCATCCATGTACTATTTGGGTTGACATGTCAGCTATAGGACAATCTTGGGTGGCGggggaaacttcctcaagaatcTTTGCATTGATGgtggttttttttatatgccTAAATGGCCTAACCGAATGGGCCTCACTTAGAGTTTAAAAGGGGTTTGATTTAGGTTTTCGGTTTTGATCAATCtcaattctaatttttcttggcccaatgaAATTAGCAAGGTGTAATAGCATATAtttgagttgttaataacttgttaaagtgatttaattaagtgattaatCACTTAAGCTAAAACTAGCCATTTTAGGGTTTgggggaaaccatttagggtttcggtttcctTATTGGATTTTGGGGTTTGAATCGGATTTCAAAAGTTTGGAATTTCACTAGGGTTCAAACCCTCTTTTGGTTggctaaaaaatatttagttagaTGGAATACTGTTtagcttaggtggcatgattaCATGGCTTATTTGTCTTCCATTCCTCCACATTTCGTCTCATCGTTCCTCCTTGTGCCAAGTATCTTACACTATTCACAAACTGTGGCTAGGATCCTGCCATTTGTCCAATAAAACTTCTCAAGGCTATTTTGGACAATCCACTTTGTGATTTGATAATCGTTTGAATTGGGTGCCACATGATGCTATCCCGGGTTTTACCATTCATCTGAAAAATCGTGAAATTATACATTGCgcaataaaattctaaataagcATACAAGTCTAGTGGTGCAATTCGTTTCGCAAAATTTAACTCCCAAGTGTCCCTAATAAATTAAAAGGCATTCTCAAGCacttcaaatttggaaaatagaaaatattttattgcatcgtaaaatcttaaatattcatttgaGACTGATAGTGCAGTTTGTTTCTCAAACTCATACTCCTAAGTACCTCAAACAATTGGAACGACACTTTTGTCACCATAGTAGTAGAAAACTGACTATGCTGacctaaagaaattcatcaaCTGAATTTCTGGCAGGCTGTTACAACAATGCTGCCCTCTAAGCATTTCAATGTTATCCCTTATGTGATGGCCCTGCTAGAGGAAGGGGACAAACCAAAAGGGATCGGATTGGAAATCATCCAGGAGATGATTGAGTAGGTCAAACTTATATGCATGAGGATGGTCAACTCTCAGAGAAGGTAGAGCTACACCGATAATAGGAGAAGAGAGTTGACCTTTGAGGACGGTGACTTGGTGTACCTCAAGGTATCACCTATGAAGGGTGTTAAGAGATTTGGCCTAAAGGGATAGTTAAGCCCATATATACATTGGATAGTGCCAAGTAATGGGAAACCTCAGCCCAGTAGCATACCAAGTCGCGTTACCCGTGGAGTATCAGGGGATACACAATGTGTTCGTTTCCTCGTTAAGGAAAAGTTTTGGGAACCAGCAGCCCCGACTAATTGAACCAAATCTGGTTCCATTGCAACCAAATCTCACTTATGAGGAAAATCTGGTATGAATCGTatattggaaagagcaaagattGCGATCTAAAGTCGTATCATTGGCGAAGGTGCAATGGGGAGACATGGGAAAAAAGGAGTTCACTTGGGAAATTGAGCAGATCATGCGGGAgcaatttttgtatttttttatccaCAGTAATGAGTTATAATGCATGTTGTGAGAGTGATTTGGACAATTCCTAGGTGAAAGCATGTCTATAAAtatgtaacccccgctcctttcttcttatgtaagcttctctctttcttacgtaaggctcctcaTTTTTTacgtaagcaaattctgatGAATGAATTAtacaacagtctgccattctttctggcgactgcgagcatcgtcatgtgtgccgaaccatgatgacgtgtctctcgagatattatgtgacttctaaggcacgcccagtgttttaaatgtactgaaaatatttatatgaggtatttccagtatcgttgagttaaacttgtttttaaatgagacaattataatattttgaagagctccaaaatattataattgtcggagatcattttaatattaattattaaaataattccagttatttgaaatattaagagatttaaattatgttgaaagctttaattaatttaatggttttattctcttaaatatattaaataagacttcatcatttattaatgatgaagaaatattattttataaacaaaagttagtttaaaataatatttactttaactcctctaagtgcttttaattaagtcaatatttatgcattttaaatcagtgtttgaGATCCATCGTTAGATCGTTATGTGGATCcccagacgaagggactggatttataaacccagaccctctctctttcttcctcacttttccctcccctttctctctcttccctctcggCTTGCACAGCACGCAGCACGCGACCCTCTTCCGCCATAGGTTCCATCGCACAGCCCGGTGCCGCCAGCTCTCACCGCCGGCACTGTCGTACTCCTCTCCCTCCGGTGAGCCTCCCCATGGcaacctctctccctcacgctctccctttctccttTTCAGAAGTGTGATGCCCGATTGGGCATGATGCCCATTCCACTGCCGTGCGCCACCTACCGgcgccaccaccgccaccaacagcctcccctctcaccggtgaacccctcccatggaacccaagcctcGGGAAGTCCCCCTTTCCCCTCCGTCGCATGCAcgcacgaaacccatttatgggtttcgcacgGTTTCAAGCTACCGACGCCTCTAGCGCCGCAGTGCGCGACTCCCACGACCACCAggcaccaccatggacctctcctccccttccccttcctcctcccttggacccaaggcccatagcctctcctccatgcacgggTTTCCCCCTCAAGCACGCACGGATTGCACGCACTTgcaccgccgtgcaccgccacccacggtgggtaaccaccgtcatcagccaccaccaagctatatcaaccacccacggccccgatctgtcacccatgcacgcatactctctctcactctcccacggcctctcacccactgtgcggccagatccgcttccatgagccaccgtggcgccacctcaaTGCCACCACGAGATCTActgcatttcccttagccaagccctaggtctaaaccaccactttacatggtgggtaatcactgcacgtgatggacagtcactacGTGTGACTGACCTCcactgtacacggttaggtacgctgtgtacgcccttcatagccaccatcacgaggccttcactagccattccaagaccacacttagctatccaaatgcccaaacagtcaacgtacgtgggttagccgtcATGTACGACCTCTCTTGCatcatcggctgtgacgatcagtgagcaacgcacgggttatcccgtcgatggtataactctctatccctctttaattatgatagatattgattagtggactaggttgtggactgtgctgttagtattaagggaatgactgggttgtattgagatgcgctatgtagtgcgctgtgaagtatttggcatatctgtgtagtgtggtgatgtgatgtgccgtgtatgtgaagtgttgggcatattgtgtagtgctgtgtatgtgaagtgttgggcgtatgtgtgaagtgttgggcgtatttgtgaagtgttgtggactgtgctgtgtaatgcagttgtggagttGTGTCAtaatgatggcgtggttgtgctgtgcagtgcagttgtggggcatgtgctgtatggatgtcgtggcatgtggagtgggaacaatACACTctaagtgtactttgtgtgtggcgtagtgtgggataaggagagtatatgtaaaatatactctcctggcgtatgtggagtgggaatagtacacgttgagtgtactctgtgtgtgacGTAGGGTGGGATAAGGGGAGTATattagaatatactctcctggcgtatgtggagtgggaatagtacacgctgagtgtactctatgtgtggtgtagtgtgagataagaAGAGTATATGTAAGATATACCCTCCTGACGTATTGTGGAACGAGatgagtacatgtggagtgtactccatgtggtggattgatgcaccatatggcaagtatgtcataagggtgatgtggcgtagtgcatgtagatggagtatgtgaagggagtatacgtggagtgtactccatgagacagcgacactccgtgtggcgtgttgcaaagataaggatggttgtgcagttaatgggcgtagaacgtggtgaatagtgtcgggaattgttgaacaatgtcccgaagtagttatggcatAGCCTGTAGTCTatggtgacaagtgtcatcgtgatggacttatggctagaagTATGCgtgtagtagcagaataagtgtaagagtgcgcagcggaagcatgattggtCAACGTCACGGAATGACGTGGTTACttacagtcgtgcttatgatgggtgaagagttattgtagaaatggcgtagcaggaatgtgacgagatgtcacgatgtgacaggagtacgtgaggaattgtattcgtgatgagttagaagttggcgtagaagtgacgtaacaggatgtcaggtgacgtgacaaggtcacggcgtagcttgggagtagtcttgagctacatgatgtgacataaggcataatggtgaacggagtcttgtcgcgttaagtgttgggatgaattatAAGAAGGGATGGgtagcatgaaaagtcatgctagccaggttaagagaatgttggtatcggagtatggtacTTGTTTACATGAGCagatgatcaacatgttatatgttaatcttaggtgataacatgggtaaggtacatgtgtaatctggttagacacatgtgccggacggattcaccatatgtaatgggtaatctgtcctaagcatagttacacgatgcttaagcctcagagttggcttagagccgtgtggcttgtatggatgagaatgaggactagtatgggctaagatgcatgaagataatgacgagtgtactgtctaaggaagggatgcatgacttagttggtctgagtcatgcatcaagatgagttcaataaggagaataagacagaggtcttagtgtcttaatcctagggtgaatcatgggttcaccttagtgaatgagcactcgaggcaagacgttgagttggaagatgtggtgaccgtaagtggtccccgaaggttttaaagTAGTGaaggcacgtaagtgcacgggatagaaggagagtgtttcaagtatagtgtagttctatttcagtttagttgtttatgcattagatagagaatgacgttaagatgatgtatgcatgtaggttgccagctgacacgcatgaatggactacatggtatgaaagtagtatggagtctaggtaagtattacgttcatgcccttctggagttttctagaaattacgaaacgaaaatgaaaagctcttctctttaagaaaatgttcacgaaagaagatgccatgctttcaaacgtatatgtacgtacgaaCCCTCcgtgaaagcccctttttacgcacccaaagttattacttgtacgcatgcgaatggatgactataagatgtatctattgtacgtatttttaaagaaaacgaatTGATGTAAACGCACGAAAGACGAacttgagccgacgccttcgtggatcctacggaccgacgctgtcgcgagcgctgcgaggtgatgctcatggacgCTGCgaaaaggcgaagtttgagcctgTGCTCTATGTTTTATGGATGGTgcgaactgatacttttgtgaAGGCCACGAGGTGATACTTGTGGACGTCAcgaaagaggacgttcgagcccatgctcatgaaatgatgttttctcatgaaaagaaatgtttcctcatgttaaataaaagaaagaactgaatgaatgaagttccagctcttcagagctggcatgaatgaatgaatgaaagcatgaaatgtatgaagatacgtaacggccacatgaatgaatgaaagggtaccaatgaatgagcagattgcaatgccgggtaagtagtattggtaatgcacctagtgctgccccctatgaaaagggattcccaacctgtggccacgggcggaatccaggtcaaatggccgctaaccctaacacacggggcataatagtgtgtaccggcctatgaaagtgaaaagaaagaatgtatgtatgtacgtatgtacgcatgcacgaacgcactttaagaaatgaaggcactgacgggtgaaacgttttacgaaaagaaaggaaaatcccgtTCAGTGAccttttcaaatgaacgcacataTGCACGCATGtatgtaagtatagtatgtacgaatgatgaatgcatgaatgaaaacctacgttgttatattttaactgcatgaagtaatgcttacgagttttcgactcattttagtttttatgcatgtccctcccccacagggaaggaaataaaGTACGCGTCGGGATAGACACGgtccatggggaagagcacgaaagtctaggcacgaggctcaaatgtaagagaggcattttattattaaaattgatgttttcagctgtaaac from Juglans microcarpa x Juglans regia isolate MS1-56 chromosome 3S, Jm3101_v1.0, whole genome shotgun sequence encodes:
- the LOC121257130 gene encoding cyclin-J18 isoform X2, coding for MRLPLVEFLIQSTQELDVGPIVKYAALSLLADRFYPSLSRFAQGNDKANWLLQPIRESNLQLFALISIWISSKFLGDTTIKEQHFTTRDFLEAEVVFLQVLDFEIGTANNAFVFFEELYIQFKGVAKVGELLNFEACMDIMDLVYEKEETSLPHSSRLLAASILVASYVITVPKKKWEFPVLPWVKFVTSCDEEHIIRIVTDILRHVFGPSCLLQDEPRKQRRKDGGVPFIHFQKVLCGTL
- the LOC121257130 gene encoding cyclin-J18 isoform X1 — protein: MRLPLVEFLIQSTQELDVGPIVKYAALSLLADRFYPSLSRFAQGNDKANWLLQPIRESNLQLFALISIWISSKIHDSCPLPVKCLKFLGDTTIKEQHFTTRDFLEAEVVFLQVLDFEIGTANNAFVFFEELYIQFKGVAKVGELLNFEACMDIMDLVYEKEETSLPHSSRLLAASILVASYVITVPKKKWEFPVLPWVKFVTSCDEEHIIRIVTDILRHVFGPSCLLQDEPRKQRRKDGGVPFIHFQKVLCGTL